The Amylolactobacillus amylophilus DSM 20533 = JCM 1125 genome contains a region encoding:
- the ftsA gene encoding cell division protein FtsA: MDNSSLIVGLDIGTTNVKAVVADASSDQLRIIGSASVPTAGMDHGNIVDIDQTANAISTVLANVEEKTNTKINRIVTGIPVSMLQLENARGVVNVSDVAREINDEDVQRVTANALSAGAHDGREVITFLPLKFRVDNEDKIIDPRKMIGMSLEVRGILLTAPKAALHNIKKAIERAGYVNNFFVAAPLAVAEVALDEGERKFGTILLDIGGGQTTATIIRDSKITYATVDLEAGDDLTRDISTVLNTSLAEAEKVKIDFAVADPTKAKADNQVPVSVVGKESPSQITEDYLAEIVYARLEQILSRIGRGLDSHNAFDLPGGIVITGGTSALPGLDQLIADTYQVNARVYTPDQMGLRDARYATGYGIVNYAYNLHDIDFLVNSVVNSNTLRVAPNSQINNELDNSKFFKRLQPSSESKTKEDYNSNKARMNNARVHETAEKQNKVPNQPNKIKKRRVKDLLKKFFD, encoded by the coding sequence TTGGATAACTCAAGTTTAATAGTTGGCCTCGATATCGGCACAACAAATGTTAAGGCAGTCGTGGCGGATGCTTCGTCTGACCAACTGAGAATTATCGGTTCCGCCTCCGTCCCAACAGCGGGGATGGACCATGGTAATATCGTTGATATTGATCAGACTGCAAACGCAATCTCTACCGTTTTGGCAAATGTCGAGGAGAAGACCAATACAAAGATTAATCGAATAGTGACGGGAATTCCCGTCAGCATGCTGCAACTTGAGAATGCCCGTGGTGTTGTCAACGTGAGTGACGTTGCCCGAGAAATTAACGATGAGGACGTGCAACGGGTCACAGCCAATGCACTTAGCGCCGGTGCTCATGACGGACGTGAGGTCATCACTTTTCTACCTCTAAAGTTTCGGGTGGATAATGAGGATAAAATCATTGATCCACGGAAGATGATTGGTATGAGCCTAGAGGTTCGGGGTATCCTACTGACGGCACCAAAAGCAGCCTTACACAACATCAAAAAAGCGATTGAACGTGCCGGCTACGTCAATAATTTCTTCGTGGCAGCACCACTCGCTGTGGCAGAAGTTGCTCTAGACGAGGGTGAACGTAAATTCGGTACTATTCTCCTAGATATCGGTGGTGGCCAGACCACGGCAACGATCATTCGTGATAGTAAAATTACCTATGCCACAGTTGATTTAGAGGCCGGGGACGACTTAACTAGAGACATTTCCACTGTTTTGAATACTTCATTAGCAGAAGCTGAAAAAGTCAAAATTGATTTTGCGGTGGCTGATCCAACTAAGGCTAAGGCCGATAACCAAGTTCCAGTGAGCGTTGTCGGTAAGGAGAGTCCGAGTCAAATCACGGAGGATTACTTAGCTGAAATAGTATATGCAAGGCTCGAACAGATTCTTTCCCGTATTGGTCGGGGCTTAGACAGTCATAATGCGTTTGATTTACCAGGCGGTATTGTAATTACGGGTGGTACATCGGCACTACCAGGTCTTGATCAACTAATCGCCGACACCTATCAAGTTAACGCTCGCGTTTACACGCCTGATCAAATGGGGTTACGTGATGCACGCTACGCGACGGGTTATGGTATTGTGAACTATGCATATAATCTCCACGACATAGATTTCCTAGTTAATAGCGTGGTTAATTCTAATACATTACGAGTCGCACCGAACAGTCAAATAAATAACGAATTAGATAATTCGAAATTTTTCAAAAGACTCCAGCCAAGTAGTGAAAGTAAGACTAAAGAAGATTATAATAGTAACAAAGCCAGAATGAACAATGCTCGGGTACATGAAACAGCCGAGAAGCAGAATAAAGTACCCAATCAACCAAATAAGATAAAGAAAAGACGAGTTAAAGATCTTCTAAAGAAATTCTTTGACTAA
- a CDS encoding RNA-binding protein translates to MNKLQASNFYQHFADNERPTIDYFVGLFNQVIYKKNKILTDFLNPREQRILATIVGQQLQLEFFGGYEGAERQRAFIADFSDYEAKPDFEIIPLAIEYNHKFITLKHADIYGALNNIGLTPAVYGDIIHDEQGNWQFFVQQPNMLDVKTQVDRIGRNSVRLMEISPNQILNPVDEGTLSEILFGSRRMDSVIAAVARLSRAQAKEAIACGDVKINWLVATDPSSMLSVSDTVSLRYYGRFKLMQKLGETKRGKQRFLIEQWLSKKR, encoded by the coding sequence ATGAATAAACTACAAGCAAGTAATTTTTACCAACATTTCGCAGATAATGAACGGCCAACGATTGATTATTTCGTTGGCCTTTTTAATCAAGTTATCTACAAGAAAAATAAAATTCTCACCGATTTTTTAAATCCGCGTGAGCAAAGAATTCTGGCCACTATTGTTGGACAACAACTGCAACTTGAATTCTTCGGTGGCTACGAAGGCGCCGAGCGTCAGCGGGCCTTCATCGCCGATTTTTCTGACTATGAAGCAAAGCCGGATTTTGAAATTATTCCGCTAGCAATCGAGTACAATCATAAATTTATTACACTGAAGCATGCCGACATCTATGGTGCACTCAACAACATCGGATTAACGCCTGCGGTTTATGGTGATATCATCCATGACGAGCAAGGCAATTGGCAGTTTTTTGTTCAGCAGCCCAATATGTTGGATGTTAAAACACAGGTGGACCGAATTGGCCGTAATAGTGTGCGGTTGATGGAAATTTCACCAAATCAGATACTAAATCCCGTGGATGAGGGTACGTTAAGTGAAATTTTATTTGGTTCGAGAAGAATGGACAGCGTGATTGCAGCTGTTGCGCGGTTGAGTCGTGCCCAGGCCAAGGAAGCTATAGCATGCGGTGATGTCAAAATTAATTGGCTGGTGGCCACAGATCCAAGTTCAATGCTTAGTGTGTCAGATACCGTCAGTCTCCGATATTACGGCCGTTTTAAATTAATGCAAAAGCTAGGTGAAACAAAAAGAGGAAAACAGCGCTTTTTGATTGAGCAGTGGTTATCAAAGAAAAGGTGA
- a CDS encoding YggT family protein, translating into MVSLLQLLYTLLTNLIDLYTMLIVVYTLFTWVPALMNSRAGELLGKVVNPYLDFFDRYIPPIAGISFSPVVAILVLYLVNRYVLYNLFSFIAQLLV; encoded by the coding sequence GTGGTTAGTTTACTTCAGCTATTGTATACACTTTTGACCAATTTGATTGACTTATATACCATGCTAATAGTCGTCTATACCTTATTTACTTGGGTACCTGCGTTAATGAACTCGCGAGCGGGAGAGTTATTGGGAAAAGTTGTGAACCCTTACTTGGATTTTTTCGATCGTTATATACCACCGATTGCTGGTATAAGTTTTAGTCCGGTTGTGGCAATTCTTGTACTTTACCTCGTCAATCGGTATGTGCTGTACAACCTATTTTCGTTCATCGCACAACTATTGGTATGA
- the murD gene encoding UDP-N-acetylmuramoyl-L-alanine--D-glutamate ligase, whose translation MKETEKYLNQKVLILGLAKSGYAVAKLLLRLGASIVVNDQTDLSDNAQAHELEEQGVKVVSGFHPTELLDDSFSFMVKNPGISYDNVMVQRAKELNLPILTEPEIAADVTEARIVAITGSNGKTTTTMLATEIINKALPNGRAYAVGNIGRPIAELALDVTKDDVLVLEISSFQLLGTRNFHPAVAAIVDIYPTHLDYHKTFENYIAAKLLITSNQTNTDYFIANFDQKEILERELADTKAHVVTFSMEDKTADYYAGETALYANGEALLPVQEVKLPGRHNLQNALVASAIGQLFGATKKEIAAVLTTFSGVKHRIQFVTEFNGRNIYNDSKSTNIEAATVAINSFKQPEVLIAGGLDRGFTFEQLKQPLQQHVKAVILYGETKFLLAETAKDAGIKDIKIVDTLEQAVPQAYEASESGDVILFSPACASWDQFRTFEERGDKFIEYVDKLMERTN comes from the coding sequence ATGAAGGAAACTGAGAAGTATCTTAACCAAAAAGTTTTAATTCTGGGTCTGGCTAAGAGTGGCTATGCTGTGGCGAAGTTACTCTTGCGGCTTGGAGCAAGCATCGTGGTCAATGATCAAACAGACTTAAGTGATAATGCACAAGCGCATGAATTAGAAGAACAAGGGGTAAAGGTCGTCTCGGGCTTTCATCCAACCGAATTACTAGATGACAGCTTCTCGTTCATGGTGAAAAATCCCGGAATTTCGTATGACAATGTAATGGTCCAGAGGGCCAAGGAGCTTAATCTACCAATTTTGACCGAGCCTGAGATAGCTGCAGATGTGACAGAAGCGCGGATTGTTGCTATTACGGGGTCAAACGGCAAGACGACCACGACGATGCTTGCAACAGAGATAATCAACAAGGCCCTGCCTAATGGGAGAGCCTACGCAGTGGGAAATATCGGACGCCCTATCGCGGAGCTGGCTTTAGATGTGACTAAAGATGACGTCTTAGTGCTTGAAATTTCCAGTTTCCAATTGCTGGGGACGAGGAACTTTCATCCTGCCGTGGCCGCCATTGTAGATATTTATCCGACCCATCTCGATTATCACAAAACCTTCGAGAATTATATCGCAGCTAAATTACTGATTACGAGCAATCAGACTAACACAGACTACTTCATCGCTAACTTCGATCAAAAGGAGATTTTAGAGAGAGAACTGGCCGATACCAAGGCACATGTGGTTACGTTCTCGATGGAGGACAAGACGGCCGATTATTATGCGGGTGAAACCGCGCTGTACGCGAATGGCGAAGCGCTTTTACCCGTGCAAGAGGTGAAGTTACCGGGGAGACATAATCTCCAAAATGCGCTAGTCGCAAGCGCAATTGGCCAGCTCTTCGGTGCAACAAAGAAGGAAATTGCCGCTGTATTAACTACATTCAGTGGTGTCAAGCATCGAATTCAGTTCGTGACCGAGTTTAACGGTAGAAATATTTATAATGATTCTAAATCTACCAATATAGAGGCGGCCACGGTGGCAATTAACAGCTTCAAGCAACCAGAGGTCCTAATCGCCGGTGGACTTGACCGTGGCTTCACATTTGAACAATTGAAACAGCCGTTGCAACAACACGTTAAGGCGGTGATTCTCTATGGTGAAACTAAATTTTTGCTAGCAGAGACAGCCAAAGATGCGGGTATTAAGGATATTAAGATTGTTGATACGTTAGAGCAAGCAGTGCCACAGGCATATGAGGCTAGCGAGTCTGGCGATGTGATTCTTTTCTCACCCGCCTGTGCTAGTTGGGACCAGTTCCGCACATTTGAGGAACGTGGTGATAAATTTATCGAGTACGTCGACAAATTGATGGAGAGGACAAACTAA
- the ftsZ gene encoding cell division protein FtsZ, translating into MDFTFDSQETNNAIIKVIGVGGAGGNAVNRMIDEGVQGVQFIAANTDVQALESSKSETKIQLGPKLTRGLGAGSNPEIGQNAAEESAQSIEDELKGADMIFITAGMGGGTGTGAAPVVARIAKETGALTVGVVTRPFLFEGPKRSKNAAEGISNMKQFVDTLVIIANNRLLEIVDKKTPMLEAFKEADNVLRQGVQGISDLITSTDYVNLDFADVKTVMENQGSALMGIGYATGENRTIEATKKAISSPLLEVSIDGAKQVLLNITGGPDLTLFEAQDASNIVSQAAGDDINIIFGTSINANLGDEVVVTVIATGIDDDAEKAASMRAPGSRRQQTTTNVTSVRPVTKPEASFTDQANTVAPSDKNEQGTPETTKPKEVLVDPTSVWDFKPEGGGRRDVVADVTDDDLNTPVVDENSISQIETSIDDNDDDDLPPFFRRRRNEN; encoded by the coding sequence ATGGATTTTACTTTTGATTCGCAAGAGACGAACAACGCCATCATCAAAGTAATCGGCGTCGGTGGTGCCGGTGGTAATGCGGTCAATCGAATGATTGACGAAGGTGTACAAGGAGTGCAATTTATCGCCGCTAATACCGATGTCCAGGCACTAGAAAGCTCAAAATCAGAAACCAAAATTCAACTTGGACCAAAGCTCACACGCGGTCTAGGTGCTGGATCGAATCCTGAAATTGGTCAAAATGCTGCTGAGGAAAGCGCTCAATCGATTGAGGATGAACTAAAAGGCGCTGATATGATTTTTATCACCGCTGGAATGGGTGGTGGAACCGGTACTGGAGCTGCCCCGGTTGTGGCACGCATTGCTAAAGAGACTGGTGCACTGACCGTTGGCGTTGTGACCAGACCATTTCTATTTGAGGGTCCTAAGAGAAGCAAAAATGCTGCTGAAGGTATCTCAAATATGAAGCAGTTTGTTGACACTCTAGTGATCATCGCGAATAACCGTTTGCTAGAGATTGTTGATAAGAAGACACCGATGCTTGAGGCATTTAAGGAAGCCGACAACGTACTGCGTCAGGGTGTGCAAGGAATTTCTGATTTGATCACTTCGACTGACTACGTTAACCTGGATTTTGCCGATGTGAAAACCGTCATGGAGAACCAAGGTTCAGCTTTGATGGGTATCGGCTATGCCACAGGAGAGAATAGGACAATTGAAGCAACAAAGAAGGCTATTTCTTCGCCACTACTTGAGGTTTCAATTGATGGAGCTAAACAAGTTCTGTTAAATATCACCGGTGGCCCTGACCTGACTCTCTTTGAAGCACAAGACGCTTCAAATATTGTCAGTCAGGCAGCAGGCGATGATATCAACATCATTTTTGGTACATCAATCAACGCGAACCTGGGTGACGAGGTCGTGGTAACTGTTATTGCAACAGGTATTGATGATGATGCTGAGAAGGCTGCAAGTATGCGAGCTCCTGGTTCTCGGCGGCAACAGACTACGACTAACGTAACATCTGTTCGACCAGTTACTAAACCAGAAGCATCGTTTACTGACCAAGCAAATACGGTAGCACCAAGCGATAAAAATGAACAAGGTACCCCCGAGACAACTAAACCAAAGGAGGTTTTAGTTGATCCAACCTCGGTTTGGGACTTCAAACCAGAGGGTGGTGGCCGCCGCGATGTTGTGGCTGACGTGACTGATGACGATTTGAACACACCTGTTGTTGATGAGAATAGTATTTCTCAAATTGAGACGAGCATTGATGACAATGATGACGATGATTTGCCACCATTCTTCAGACGTCGTCGCAATGAAAACTAG
- a CDS encoding DivIVA domain-containing protein has protein sequence MTVTPIEIHDKEFKRKMHGYDQKDVDTFLDDVIVSYSDALDRIVELEDTQAKMQEQIDEYDSLKEKINESIIMAQKAADKIREDARAEADKMLDEANVTYKTEHELAEYTAQLAELKKSVTELQVYYERLKARVGKFRSKTQSLLREEANHLDDEGWQLWLDRYYDANDFYADNGDAVEPGQMLNNDSERIEPLDSSTTSDVEFNHEVVNQNEHPVQVDPTMLDDGLPNSAGPVIVFPDDYKNH, from the coding sequence GTGACAGTAACTCCAATAGAAATTCATGATAAAGAATTCAAGAGAAAGATGCATGGGTATGATCAAAAAGATGTCGATACATTTTTGGATGACGTTATAGTATCTTATAGTGACGCACTTGACCGAATTGTGGAGCTAGAGGATACACAAGCAAAGATGCAGGAACAAATAGATGAGTATGATAGTTTAAAGGAAAAGATTAACGAGTCAATTATTATGGCTCAAAAGGCTGCAGACAAAATTCGTGAAGATGCTCGAGCAGAGGCCGACAAGATGTTGGACGAGGCCAACGTTACATATAAAACTGAGCACGAGCTTGCCGAATATACAGCACAACTAGCTGAATTGAAGAAGAGTGTAACTGAACTTCAAGTATATTATGAGCGGTTGAAGGCTAGAGTTGGCAAATTCCGCTCTAAGACACAATCACTACTCAGAGAAGAGGCTAACCATTTGGATGATGAAGGTTGGCAATTATGGTTGGATCGATACTATGATGCTAACGACTTTTATGCGGACAATGGGGACGCTGTGGAGCCTGGCCAGATGCTTAATAATGATTCTGAACGAATTGAGCCACTTGACAGTTCGACCACAAGTGACGTAGAATTCAATCACGAAGTGGTTAATCAGAACGAGCATCCTGTACAAGTTGATCCAACCATGCTAGATGATGGTTTGCCAAATAGCGCCGGCCCTGTAATCGTTTTTCCTGATGACTACAAGAATCACTAA
- a CDS encoding cell division protein FtsQ/DivIB: MTKSNKTDSEGKITTKKDPQKEITPWLNYQGKAQKKKVQSKKVGKSLTKLQRTRRRNIFLKLGLLLTISVLVVAGLAYYLSPYSLVQKIEVQNKSDLTDAEVVQTSGINSGDHILFTYVSQNSVKQRLTKRYPSIKDVHLEIELPTTVKLRLVQHRTVAYLKQGLVYRKILQNGQIATENLPETQIKPLPVFIGYDKADDLTADLKTFKKIPKDIRNGIKYINERVAKDTQMVLVMKDGNVILGDKRTLGNKITLYPKIKVSLKAASLVDLEIGAFSKPLSENDKKTYNS, from the coding sequence GTGACTAAATCTAATAAGACAGATTCTGAGGGGAAAATTACTACCAAGAAGGATCCGCAAAAGGAGATTACACCATGGCTTAATTATCAGGGTAAGGCACAGAAGAAGAAGGTTCAATCTAAAAAGGTGGGCAAATCCCTCACTAAACTACAACGGACCAGAAGACGCAATATTTTCCTGAAACTAGGATTATTGCTGACAATCTCCGTTCTTGTAGTTGCGGGCCTCGCGTACTATCTTTCCCCGTATTCATTGGTCCAAAAAATTGAGGTGCAAAACAAATCCGATTTAACGGACGCTGAAGTTGTACAAACCTCAGGGATTAATAGTGGGGACCACATTCTGTTTACGTATGTGAGTCAGAACTCAGTTAAACAAAGGTTGACCAAACGCTATCCCTCGATCAAAGATGTCCATCTGGAAATTGAACTACCAACTACTGTGAAACTAAGGTTGGTGCAGCACCGCACCGTAGCATATTTGAAGCAAGGCCTGGTATACCGCAAAATTCTTCAAAATGGCCAGATTGCCACAGAAAATTTACCAGAGACCCAGATTAAGCCACTGCCAGTTTTTATTGGATACGATAAAGCAGATGATTTAACTGCTGACTTGAAGACGTTCAAAAAGATTCCAAAGGATATTAGAAATGGAATCAAATACATTAATGAACGGGTGGCAAAAGATACACAAATGGTTCTGGTAATGAAGGATGGAAATGTGATCCTTGGTGACAAGCGTACGCTGGGTAATAAAATTACACTTTATCCCAAAATTAAAGTTAGTTTAAAGGCGGCCTCGTTAGTTGACTTAGAAATAGGTGCGTTTAGTAAACCACTTTCCGAAAACGACAAAAAAACCTACAACTCTTGA
- the murG gene encoding undecaprenyldiphospho-muramoylpentapeptide beta-N-acetylglucosaminyltransferase, with product MRVIFSGGGTGGHIYPILALIKCMKEENVLDEVLFVGTERGLESKLVPAAGIAFKTLKVQGFNRKKIMTNVKTVELFREATRDAKQIVADFRPDVVVGTGGYVSAAVVYAATKMHVPTIIHEQNSVVGLANKFLAHFVDKVTYVFDDAAKQFPEKKKLVKTGNPRSQEVLMQLTPTDLTRFKLKNGLPTVLIFGGSRGAERINQTTLAAIPMLNQKPYQVIFATGQSYYNEVKTQLAHELINENISIVPYVSDMPALLQNITAVIARSGATTIAEVTALGVPAILIPSPNVTHNHQMKNALDLEHAGAAVVIAEDDLNVNNFVSSIDHILLDSAYADKMSRASKDLAITDAGSRLIKVMQDLITSKQKISK from the coding sequence ATGCGAGTAATTTTTTCTGGTGGTGGTACAGGCGGCCACATATATCCAATACTGGCACTGATTAAGTGTATGAAAGAGGAGAATGTCCTGGATGAGGTGCTGTTTGTGGGCACGGAGCGGGGGCTTGAGAGCAAACTCGTCCCTGCGGCAGGAATTGCATTTAAGACACTCAAGGTCCAAGGCTTTAATCGGAAGAAGATTATGACTAATGTGAAGACGGTTGAGCTATTCCGCGAAGCCACGCGCGATGCAAAGCAAATAGTGGCAGATTTTCGCCCGGACGTTGTTGTCGGTACTGGTGGCTACGTCTCGGCCGCTGTGGTTTATGCCGCCACTAAGATGCATGTACCAACGATCATCCACGAGCAGAATTCGGTCGTGGGTCTAGCAAATAAATTCCTTGCCCATTTTGTCGACAAAGTCACCTATGTATTCGATGACGCTGCCAAACAGTTTCCTGAGAAGAAAAAGCTGGTGAAGACTGGTAATCCACGGTCACAAGAGGTGTTAATGCAGCTAACACCAACAGACTTGACTAGGTTTAAGTTGAAAAATGGGTTACCTACTGTTTTAATCTTTGGCGGTTCACGCGGTGCAGAACGCATTAACCAGACAACGTTGGCTGCCATCCCTATGTTAAATCAGAAACCATACCAAGTCATTTTTGCCACAGGTCAATCCTATTATAACGAGGTGAAGACCCAGTTAGCGCACGAGCTAATAAACGAAAATATCTCAATCGTTCCTTATGTTAGTGATATGCCTGCATTGCTGCAGAATATTACGGCAGTGATTGCGCGCTCCGGTGCAACTACAATAGCCGAAGTTACAGCATTGGGCGTGCCGGCCATCCTGATTCCTAGTCCAAACGTCACACATAACCACCAAATGAAAAACGCCCTAGATTTAGAACACGCTGGTGCAGCCGTAGTGATTGCCGAGGATGATCTAAACGTCAACAATTTTGTGAGTTCGATTGACCATATTTTATTGGACAGCGCGTATGCAGATAAGATGTCGCGTGCTTCAAAAGATTTGGCAATCACGGATGCGGGCTCGCGCCTGATCAAAGTGATGCAGGACTTAATTACAAGTAAGCAAAAGATCTCGAAGTGA
- a CDS encoding cell division protein SepF yields the protein MAFDKLGRFFGISDEDNTEEYDYDMGTGTEDEAGITRDNVVSIKAGNNPTSKIVLFEPRVYADAKDVATHLLNNRAIIINFARMEDQQAKRIVDFITGTVYALNGKIQRVGDKIFLATPPKFETDGKIAELVDQKDNEY from the coding sequence ATGGCTTTTGACAAATTAGGTAGATTTTTCGGAATTTCAGATGAAGATAATACTGAAGAGTATGATTATGATATGGGAACAGGCACAGAGGACGAGGCTGGTATCACCCGTGATAATGTGGTTTCGATTAAGGCAGGCAATAACCCAACAAGTAAAATTGTCCTGTTCGAACCACGTGTCTATGCTGATGCAAAAGATGTGGCAACACACCTATTGAATAACCGGGCAATTATCATTAACTTTGCACGGATGGAAGACCAGCAGGCAAAGAGAATCGTGGACTTCATTACAGGTACTGTTTATGCCTTAAATGGTAAGATTCAGCGCGTGGGTGATAAAATATTCTTAGCAACACCACCTAAATTCGAAACGGACGGTAAAATTGCCGAACTCGTTGACCAAAAGGATAATGAATACTAG